One Glycine max cultivar Williams 82 chromosome 8, Glycine_max_v4.0, whole genome shotgun sequence genomic window, TTACAAGTAAAGTAAATTAAGAAGATCATTAATGGCTTCTCTTGCAACCTTAGCTGCTGTTCAACCAGCTGCGCTCAATGGCCTTGCTGGAAGTTCCCTCTCTGGAACTAAGCTCTCTTTCAAGCCCTCTCGCCACACTGTCAAATCCAAGAACTTCAGGTTCCATGCATTtccataaatttttaattttaatatatatatacacgcacGATGAGGGGTTAAATTATACTTGTATAACTTAAACAATTATTATATCAtcttataatttgatataaaatatgattttgatcAATCCATGCATCCGTTGAATTATTAAGATTGTATAtgtcaaattttgttaaaatcaaACAATAAGAAGAAGATAGTCAAATGatccatatttgtataaaaaaagaaaaaatatcccTTGAATATTATGGTTCGCATGTGTTGTAATTGTATGCTAAAACAGTGTACTAAACATCACAGGAGTGGTGCCGTGGTAGCAAAGTATGGTGACAAGAGTGTGTACTTTGATTTGGAGGATCTGGGCAACACTACGGGGCAGTGGGACTTGTATGGCTCAGATGCACCTTCACCCTACAACCCTCTTCAGGTTTGTTGCTTCTTTACATGTGCATCTTCTTCAATGAGAatcaaacatgaaaaattataGATAATTCAATGATATAATATATACTTTGATAACAAAGATGCATGCATAactttagagtttaattttttgtatccATATCACtgtaaaacaattttacattGACAACTGATAAGAAATCATGACAGGTgtgattttaaaagaaaataacggtaaaagttaataaatttatcatattaatttgttataattgaatgaccgtaaaaaaatttatattgtcaatttataaactattttatctaattcatatatgataagtctttgatttttataataactaaattaaaagtGGTACCTGTATGCATGATTGATTTATGACTTTTTGACATATACACTTACATTTGATAGAAATTATAGTATATAGCTGTTTTATTGATATGGATTTGCAGAGCAAGTTCTTCGAGACATTTGCTGCTCCATTCACAAAGAGGGGATTGTTACTCAAGTTTCTGATATTGGGAGGTGGTTCCACCCTTGCATACTTCAGTGCAACAGCCTCAGGTGACATTCTACCAATCAAGAAGGGACCACAACTTCCACCAAAGCTTGGTCCTCGTGGCAAGATCTAATTTGATTTGTATCAGAGCTCCATCTATTGagttcctttttaatttttatttttctggttTGCATAATGTGTAAGTATGCTTGCAGACTACTTACTATTCAAAGATGCTTCTTTCCAGTCTAATTGAGTGGCATTGCTTTGGTTTTCAATTGAAGCAAAGACATATTTGGAAATTGGAATTGGGATGTTGATCTTAAATTGTTGATTTGGATTCGAGGCTTGTCTAACCAGATATATAACTGTAACTCGCAAAGCTAGCCAGAGCCTTGATTACCTGATTACCTCTTTAACTTGTATAATATTATTTGGTTCA contains:
- the LOC100811201 gene encoding Photosystem I reaction center subunit VI-2, chloroplastic-like, giving the protein MASLATLAAVQPAALNGLAGSSLSGTKLSFKPSRHTVKSKNFRSGAVVAKYGDKSVYFDLEDLGNTTGQWDLYGSDAPSPYNPLQSKFFETFAAPFTKRGLLLKFLILGGGSTLAYFSATASGDILPIKKGPQLPPKLGPRGKI